A window of Eucalyptus grandis isolate ANBG69807.140 chromosome 4, ASM1654582v1, whole genome shotgun sequence genomic DNA:
GTTCCAGATACTCGAGAAGAGGTACATGGGCTTCTCGTTGGGGAAGAAGTTGTTCGCCTCGCCGTTGTTCTTGAACACCCTGACCGGCACCTGGTCGACGAAGAACCTGCAGAACCGGCCGGAACTTAAAGGAGGGTCGCGCGTTGATCGAGAACTTGAGCAATGCCTTAGcgagacagagagggagagcTTACACAATCTGGTGGCTGTTCCAGAGGATGGAGTAGGAGTGGAAGTCCTCGGTCGGGTCGAACCAGAGCATGTGCCGCATCTCGCGCGAGCCCGTCCCGTTCTTGTACACGTTGGTCTGGATCAGATACGGCTGCCCGCTCCGGTTCCCCAAGAACTCGAAGTCCAGCTCATCCCTCTCCGGCCCTGCCCCGTTCTCCGAACACATCTGCATCATTTGCAGATCGAATAGATCAAGATCACAATCGCAATCACTTCTTCGAAATACTTAAACCTTTCTGTGATCTTAGCCGGTGCAGTTAGGGTGCTCGTTAGGGACACGCTCATTGAGAAATGGGAGTTGAAGAACTCACGTAGTAAGCAGTGACCACTCCGGCCGAGTCGCCTCCCACGAGCTTGAGCTTCATGCTGAACCACCCGAATCGGTATCTCTGCTTCGTTTGGAACCCGCAACCTGTTCGAGATCAACACCTTCGCCATCACAACATGCTTTTTTTGCAGATTGGAGCGTACACCGGGACTGAAGAAATAAATGCGAAAAGGATTCGGTATTCGAGTGGGTTCGTGCGGTTACCTGTTTCTTTGTCCAGAGACAAGTACCAGATCTGGCCATCTGCGGAGGTCTTGAAGTGCTCCTCCGACCACATTATGTCGAAGTTGTCGACGAAAGACCCCTTGGACTGCGGCGCTGCATCCGATGAGCGTGGCTCGGCCAGAAGAACGAGCGAGATGCAGAGGAGAATCGACAATGGAGAAACCATTTTCTCCATTCTTGAATCTTGCATGAGAAGTTGTGAAAGCAGAGATGAAGAAAGCTCTCGAGTCCTCTCTGCCGGGTCTTGTGGGAGGAGGGATGTATATCAAAACGTTCGCTGTCTCGTTGGAAATAAAACATTTCTTATCTTGCTGTTGACCATTTTAAATCACCTCATGTGTATGACCTTCGAGACCATGCGAAAAAACCAAAtaataatgggaaaaaaaatagaggaagtATAATTACCGCGTGGGGTCTAGTCACTATCAACGACGTCTCATGTAGACCGCCATGTTGGTGATTTCCAATGGCAATTGATCGGAAGGACGTCATTAGATttcacataaaaaatttaaattgcattgacaaaattgaaatgttcaaatttgaattgacatccatataataaatttcaaattaaatcgATAATTTTCCCTCATACTCTAATTGTTCTTATTAGGGGAAAGGACAAGTAGAGCTAACATTGGCACTCTAGAAATCGAGAGTAGAAATTAAAATGATGCgtgtggggaaaaaaaaattccaggaTGTCCAAAAATTCACAGATCTACAACAGGAAAATCCAGCTGCCAATCTAGTGACCATCATTATTTTCATGATGGGGCCAATGAAAATGGAGATGCTGGAGGGGGGGCCCACGTGTTTTCATGTGAACCTCACTGATTGGCCACACACAATAATTCGAAACTTCTTGGGCTTGACAACtggatttttttggatgtgTAGGGGAGAGATGCTGACCGTCAGGGATGTTGAATTAAAGAATTGCCCACTTGAAGAACCATgttataagaaaaataaattattgaattgaataattgattAGAGAATTGCATGTTGGCTTtacaaaaaaaaggttaaaagaGGAATACAACCCCCAAGGGTTAATTACTTTAATTGTCTAGTTTGAGGATTCTGTAGATTGGTTGGTTCCCTTTAGTGGGGCAagactgatttttttaaaataaaaaaattaattatattattgttattattatttattttattgaagagATGAGCTTCTTGATCAAGGAGCTTTCACTGTTATTAAGAAAGTTACCGACATGCCCGCCGCGTTAATCCGTAAAGGTTTCGATACCCTTTTTAACTTattcaacaacaaaaattacCCTAATCGAGGATTTTGGcatatttacaatttttaggagagaagaaaatagatttGTGTGAATTAGCGAACTCAATGGATCCAATAAAATAGTAAAAGTTTGAGTCTCGAAGAGGAAATATCCTCCCCATCAAAATTCATTTGTGTGGAATGAATTCGTGGGTCAATGGCAATCAAAATCTCTGGATCAGTTTGTACTGAGATCAAAGACTTGGGCTTCGGGGGATTGCGATTGGTATGATCAAATCATGGTCTAAGGTGTCTACATTGATTGTTTTCACCTAGAAATATGTCGTAAATAAGATGGACCCACACATGTTGGAGCTATAGCAACGATAGCTCAAAGTCATAATAGAAACCAGTTGTAATAGGTGTATTGAGCACTTGGGCAATAGTCAAATTATTCTAGCAATTGACTAGTTAAATTACTAGAATATAAAGAATATCTTCCCAAAGAATATCCCCTCCCAGACACTACACCTCGTGCAGCACGTGCTCCTCCATTATTATGTGTCGGTGAAGTTTGTTGGGAGAGAGCATATGGCTATACGTTTTAaggaatttataaaaaaaattaagagctCTTTGTCAGCAGTCGACAGTTTGGCCGAGTGGTCTAAGGCGCCAGATTTAGGCTCTGGTCCGAAAGGGCGTGGGTTCAAATCCCACAGCTGTcatgttttgttattttttgtttttctccattCTATTTTCACttctctatatttttctttttttgcaaactcttctctttttttggccaGATTTGGTGGAAATATTACTCTCTCTGAAA
This region includes:
- the LOC104441382 gene encoding probable xyloglucan endotransglucosylase/hydrolase protein 8, translating into MQDSRMEKMVSPLSILLCISLVLLAEPRSSDAAPQSKGSFVDNFDIMWSEEHFKTSADGQIWYLSLDKETGCGFQTKQRYRFGWFSMKLKLVGGDSAGVVTAYYMCSENGAGPERDELDFEFLGNRSGQPYLIQTNVYKNGTGSREMRHMLWFDPTEDFHSYSILWNSHQIVFFVDQVPVRVFKNNGEANNFFPNEKPMYLFSSIWNADDWATRGGLEKTDWTKAPFVSTYKDFSFDGCQWEDPFPACVSTTTKNWWDQYSAWHLSEDQKKDYAWVQRNLVIYDYCKDTQRFPTLPWECSLSPWD